In Microcoleus sp. FACHB-68, the following are encoded in one genomic region:
- a CDS encoding D-alanyl-D-alanine carboxypeptidase family protein, with protein sequence MKRYIITNFLVRVLVLVLGAGQAALGSPIVLDFSIQEPDIQTPPPAPIQEIEKPQNILQKLSAAELFATRQSAGSIAIGAAEGNLTPAGKATSLYLGHIDPGNHVTNRGFCSWNRALNLTVAEADRRCLAALQSQSAAVERKLKDLGIDVKTDIEALVNGADIWNQSNFAGRQFAAKYKKALEKGLRGERAILDARVEAFRNEVGQLDASGLFGICLREPHYRRQLAGLTAYSEAWRWQCIALDQGRRVGEVSYALKLNLGNIQIASSKVNTVNQPIPSKPARQDEPISTPQAQSISESMVLSFEPTLDQGSAPARIPDSDSIDVSLLVSTSADVEDKNLLNSVQNVVLSASNQPTSSEALTLSFEPAPPPEVPVVPEKPKGVEIASAKAVYLGAGGYQKTVKFDTGSLLASSPKYGDRVGSYRIASHFGIRPQPCAVCSKYHNGLDVGTPIGTPLYAMALPGATVKVQCFNTHLGGLTAIINSQSIPDRSFAAVHLSSCKAGTHKAGEIFARTGNSGAATTGPHLHWGESVNHQYVPPQRGYIEWAISSRIPQKFEPKATTSVAPKPVLYGHLAYAEAPQNELVNVGNGEKLRRNAAAKFKEMVAAAGKKNITLVPISGFRSIQEQRSVFYDTAAARGQSPEERAKVSAPPGYSEHHTGYAIDIGDASHPELNFSPDLENTPAFRWMLANAETYGFELSFPRNNRQGVTYEPWHWRYVGDTQSQDTFKAARVAVK encoded by the coding sequence ATGAAACGATACATCATTACAAACTTTCTTGTTCGAGTCTTAGTGCTGGTATTGGGAGCCGGCCAAGCCGCATTAGGCTCCCCAATCGTGCTGGATTTTAGCATTCAAGAGCCAGATATTCAAACTCCCCCACCGGCACCCATTCAAGAAATAGAAAAACCACAAAACATCCTGCAAAAACTATCCGCTGCCGAGCTATTTGCCACTCGTCAATCTGCCGGCAGTATCGCCATCGGAGCCGCTGAAGGCAACCTGACACCGGCAGGAAAAGCCACCTCTCTTTATCTAGGACATATCGATCCGGGAAATCACGTCACAAATCGCGGGTTTTGTAGCTGGAACCGCGCTTTAAACTTAACCGTTGCGGAAGCTGATCGCCGGTGTTTAGCAGCCTTACAGAGCCAATCAGCCGCCGTTGAGCGCAAGTTAAAAGATTTAGGAATTGACGTAAAAACTGACATTGAAGCGCTGGTTAACGGGGCTGATATTTGGAATCAGTCAAATTTTGCAGGCCGGCAATTTGCAGCAAAGTATAAAAAAGCCTTGGAAAAAGGACTACGCGGGGAACGTGCAATATTAGATGCGCGAGTGGAAGCGTTTCGCAATGAAGTCGGACAGCTCGATGCTAGCGGACTTTTCGGCATTTGTCTCAGGGAACCTCACTACCGGCGGCAATTGGCGGGACTGACAGCTTATTCAGAGGCTTGGCGGTGGCAGTGTATCGCACTCGATCAGGGACGCAGAGTGGGGGAAGTGAGTTATGCCTTAAAGCTAAATCTGGGAAATATTCAAATTGCTTCTAGTAAAGTTAACACCGTGAATCAGCCAATTCCTAGCAAACCCGCTCGTCAAGATGAGCCGATTTCCACACCACAAGCGCAATCGATATCAGAGTCAATGGTGCTAAGTTTTGAACCGACTTTAGATCAGGGTTCTGCGCCGGCTCGGATTCCAGATTCCGACAGTATAGATGTGTCGTTGCTGGTTTCAACTTCGGCAGATGTTGAAGATAAAAATCTGTTAAATAGCGTTCAAAATGTGGTGCTATCGGCTTCCAATCAACCTACATCTTCTGAAGCATTGACGCTGAGTTTTGAGCCGGCACCTCCTCCAGAAGTTCCCGTCGTCCCAGAGAAACCAAAGGGTGTGGAAATTGCCAGTGCTAAAGCTGTTTACTTGGGTGCCGGTGGGTATCAAAAGACAGTTAAATTTGATACAGGAAGCTTATTAGCGAGTTCCCCAAAATACGGTGATAGGGTTGGTTCCTACCGAATTGCTTCTCATTTTGGAATTAGACCCCAACCCTGCGCTGTTTGTAGCAAATATCACAACGGACTTGATGTGGGAACGCCTATTGGAACCCCGCTTTATGCGATGGCGCTACCGGGAGCAACCGTCAAAGTTCAATGCTTTAATACACATTTAGGGGGATTGACTGCTATCATCAATTCTCAGAGTATTCCAGATAGAAGCTTTGCTGCTGTCCATCTATCTTCTTGTAAAGCCGGCACCCATAAAGCTGGAGAAATCTTTGCAAGAACTGGCAACAGTGGAGCTGCTACAACTGGGCCACATTTGCACTGGGGAGAGAGCGTGAATCATCAATATGTGCCACCGCAACGGGGATATATAGAGTGGGCAATTAGTAGCAGAATCCCACAGAAATTTGAACCCAAAGCCACTACATCTGTCGCACCTAAACCTGTTTTATACGGGCATTTGGCTTACGCTGAAGCTCCACAAAATGAGTTGGTTAATGTGGGAAATGGCGAGAAACTCCGCCGAAATGCTGCGGCTAAGTTTAAAGAAATGGTTGCGGCTGCCGGTAAAAAAAATATTACACTTGTTCCCATCTCTGGGTTTCGCTCTATCCAAGAGCAGCGCTCTGTATTTTACGACACTGCAGCGGCTAGGGGGCAGTCCCCAGAAGAACGAGCTAAAGTGAGTGCGCCTCCCGGTTATTCGGAACATCACACCGGCTACGCAATTGATATTGGTGATGCCTCACATCCTGAGCTAAATTTCAGCCCAGATTTGGAAAATACGCCGGCGTTTCGCTGGATGCTGGCGAATGCTGAAACTTATGGATTTGAGCTGTCATTTCCACGGAATAACCGCCAGGGTGTCACTTATGAGCCTTGGCATTGGAGATATGTGGGAGACACACAAAGTCAAGATACATTCAAAGCCGCAAGGGTGGCGGTGAAGTAA
- a CDS encoding AAA-like domain-containing protein translates to MSKKLSQEEGLSRLEAELKANEDWKKLISDGDFAQWCGRARSTAHRWLKKYEEEKFIKITTPDCAGRDSKKEIIWVGKQEKPVIYPLIGIVPIGDRRYIERAADKTCRQALQADRSKKSAMPFIRIKASQGMGKSSLLVHLRHLLEKQPNHLVGFVDLGGVGFEPEAFTNLDKLLQRFTYAIAQSFKGTLSNYDLEDLKKSWRSDVAPGTNCTDYLRDRIFSKIKQSKTLIIDGIDAVLGYEKTQTPFLNLLRTWNETEMKVVSQAQIVWPSIVVAYSTETYLDREIRGSVMPNVGDAVELEEFNSNQILELANKYGLETWTNAEVKTLKALVGGHPALVNLGLYQISQNNLSLEELERKAVQANGPFGSYLLNHLELLQRNQNLRQCFSNILKQEPCKDEFAKFQLEKAGLIRQDGFSWEVRFELYKRYFQEHL, encoded by the coding sequence ATGAGTAAAAAGCTGAGTCAAGAGGAAGGGTTGAGCCGGCTAGAGGCAGAGCTGAAGGCAAACGAAGATTGGAAGAAGCTGATTAGTGACGGAGATTTTGCTCAATGGTGTGGACGCGCACGCAGCACGGCTCATCGGTGGCTGAAGAAATACGAAGAAGAAAAGTTTATTAAAATCACCACGCCTGATTGTGCCGGTCGGGACAGTAAAAAAGAAATTATTTGGGTTGGCAAACAAGAAAAACCTGTTATTTATCCCCTCATCGGAATTGTGCCAATTGGAGATCGACGGTATATAGAACGAGCAGCCGATAAAACGTGCCGGCAAGCCTTACAAGCGGATCGCAGCAAAAAAAGCGCCATGCCGTTTATTAGAATCAAAGCCTCTCAAGGAATGGGTAAGTCTTCTTTGCTAGTTCACCTCCGGCACTTATTAGAGAAACAACCGAATCATTTAGTTGGTTTTGTCGATTTGGGAGGCGTTGGTTTTGAACCCGAAGCGTTCACAAATTTAGATAAACTTTTACAGCGTTTTACCTATGCCATTGCTCAATCATTCAAAGGCACGTTGAGTAACTATGATCTAGAAGATTTAAAAAAATCTTGGCGTTCCGATGTTGCTCCCGGTACAAATTGCACAGATTATTTACGAGATCGTATTTTCTCAAAAATTAAGCAAAGCAAAACTTTAATTATTGACGGAATTGATGCAGTTTTGGGGTATGAGAAAACTCAAACACCTTTTTTAAACTTGCTGAGGACTTGGAATGAAACTGAAATGAAGGTCGTCAGTCAGGCGCAAATTGTTTGGCCAAGTATTGTTGTTGCTTATTCAACCGAAACCTATTTGGATCGAGAAATTCGCGGTTCTGTGATGCCGAATGTGGGAGATGCGGTTGAATTAGAAGAATTTAACTCGAATCAAATTTTAGAACTTGCGAATAAATATGGCTTAGAAACTTGGACAAACGCCGAAGTCAAAACTTTAAAAGCGTTAGTAGGTGGCCATCCAGCTTTAGTTAATTTGGGTCTTTATCAAATTAGTCAAAATAACCTAAGCTTAGAAGAATTGGAACGCAAGGCTGTTCAGGCAAACGGGCCATTCGGTTCTTATTTACTGAATCATTTAGAATTGCTACAAAGAAATCAAAATTTACGTCAGTGTTTTAGCAATATTTTAAAGCAAGAACCTTGTAAAGATGAGTTTGCAAAGTTTCAGTTAGAGAAAGCCGGCTTAATTAGACAGGATGGGTTTTCCTGGGAGGTTAGGTTTGAGTTATACAAACGATATTTTCAGGAACATTTATAA
- a CDS encoding AAA-like domain-containing protein, translated as MEDNGQGSFYQVQGGTLPLEAPTYVGREADEELYNFARSTHIYERVCYVLAPRQMGKSSLMVKTAQKLTEEGAICVQLNLHRLGSVESEKFLWFNILREICKGISIPNLNLLERLDFVWYKNQDIQPSVRFEEFLIEEILSKIEDKKLVIFIDEIQTLINWNLQDSFIGEIKALSDKKDKSPLTRLTFVLLGVAKPSDFVTKNYPLNVGIQIELSNLTGDCEPLRRGLDRVTKDANEAAKLLDLILYWTGGQPFLTQVVCNLVISSPKLQENSNLEEYVAKIVQTKIIKNWRKQDRNVHFQEIENYFIRGQTSGKLLKLKALALYHKILTQSSIRFKGFSEQWELIISGLVTKEEGLLKVTNPIYQQVFNLTWVREKQAFLQEDMMAEPIERIYNRDVFILIDQSASMSLKDVGSNKSRWQQMEELVMGHVGQILTRRPKDNPDLKVCEEVAITTFNRRRFRGQIRQVSIPEQVRSLFLENNPDANTHIAPALRKCLENWFDGREKITLQDIQEGKSKGAFFIIYIDGGFDDLPEFKTLLKQTCAKIDDERIVKFIIIGLGLGKDINLKEFDDLEVNLQGDKDLYDEDCRVVVFEIEEDMDDIIELMQRHLQDSKDREEYRENLREGSRHKNG; from the coding sequence ATGGAAGATAATGGCCAGGGTAGCTTCTATCAAGTACAGGGGGGTACACTCCCTCTCGAAGCGCCAACTTATGTAGGACGAGAGGCAGACGAAGAACTTTATAATTTTGCGCGTTCTACTCATATTTATGAGCGAGTCTGTTATGTGCTTGCGCCTCGTCAAATGGGCAAGTCTAGCTTGATGGTAAAAACAGCACAGAAACTAACCGAAGAAGGCGCAATCTGTGTTCAGCTAAATTTACACCGGCTTGGCAGCGTAGAGTCTGAAAAATTTCTTTGGTTTAACATTCTCCGGGAAATTTGCAAAGGTATTTCTATCCCCAATCTTAATTTATTGGAACGGTTAGATTTTGTCTGGTATAAAAACCAAGATATTCAGCCTTCAGTCAGATTTGAAGAATTTTTAATTGAAGAAATTTTAAGTAAAATAGAAGACAAAAAACTGGTTATTTTTATCGATGAAATTCAAACTTTGATAAACTGGAATTTACAAGATTCTTTTATTGGAGAAATTAAAGCCTTATCAGACAAAAAAGATAAATCTCCCTTAACCCGCCTCACATTCGTTCTGCTTGGCGTCGCTAAACCCTCAGATTTTGTCACTAAAAATTATCCACTGAATGTCGGAATTCAAATCGAACTGAGCAATTTGACCGGCGACTGTGAACCCCTACGTCGGGGACTCGACCGAGTCACCAAAGACGCAAATGAAGCCGCAAAACTTCTAGATTTGATTCTTTACTGGACAGGGGGCCAACCTTTTCTCACTCAGGTTGTCTGCAATTTAGTGATAAGCAGTCCTAAGCTGCAAGAAAATTCAAATTTAGAAGAGTATGTAGCAAAAATTGTCCAAACTAAAATCATTAAAAACTGGCGTAAGCAAGACAGAAATGTTCACTTTCAAGAAATCGAAAACTATTTTATTCGGGGTCAAACAAGTGGTAAACTTCTCAAGCTTAAAGCTTTAGCCCTTTATCATAAAATTTTAACCCAAAGCTCGATTCGTTTCAAAGGATTTTCTGAACAGTGGGAATTAATTATCTCAGGTTTAGTGACAAAAGAAGAGGGTCTCCTGAAAGTCACAAATCCGATTTACCAACAAGTTTTCAATCTAACTTGGGTTCGAGAAAAACAAGCATTTTTGCAGGAGGATATGATGGCCGAACCAATTGAAAGAATTTACAACCGTGACGTATTTATTCTCATCGATCAAAGCGCTTCCATGAGTTTAAAAGATGTTGGCAGTAACAAAAGCCGCTGGCAGCAAATGGAAGAACTCGTAATGGGTCATGTTGGGCAAATTTTAACCAGACGTCCCAAAGACAACCCAGATTTAAAGGTCTGTGAAGAAGTTGCTATCACAACCTTTAACCGGCGCAGATTTCGAGGCCAGATCCGTCAAGTTTCCATCCCAGAACAAGTTCGTTCTCTGTTTTTGGAAAATAACCCAGATGCCAACACCCATATCGCGCCGGCATTGCGTAAGTGTTTAGAAAATTGGTTTGATGGACGCGAAAAAATAACGCTTCAGGATATTCAGGAAGGCAAATCAAAAGGCGCATTCTTTATCATCTACATTGATGGTGGGTTTGACGATCTTCCCGAATTTAAAACCTTGCTGAAACAGACTTGTGCCAAAATAGATGATGAAAGAATTGTCAAATTTATCATTATTGGCTTAGGTCTAGGTAAAGATATCAACCTCAAAGAATTTGATGATTTGGAGGTTAATTTACAGGGAGATAAAGACCTCTACGATGAAGATTGTCGGGTTGTTGTCTTTGAGATCGAGGAGGATATGGACGATATCATAGAACTAATGCAGCGACACCTCCAAGACTCAAAAGATCGGGAAGAATATCGTGAAAACTTGCGCGAAGGTTCTCGACACAAAAACGGCTAG
- a CDS encoding SWIM zinc finger family protein, which produces MTGSNIQVSREWWVERWLELLDSYRFKKRLERARVYAREGNVLSIEFKGPKVLARVQGTDPEPYQVSLSMDAFTDEEWSYVIETLSEKALFSAKMLAGEMPQNIEQVFIKNGLNLFPYRLDDIRSRCSCPDKANPCKHIGAIYYLLGDRFSEDPFVLFQLRGRSKEQIIDALRLLRGKGEGENGGEGEKTPFPASSSMPQIEQFWQYNEQLESSLVVIAPAPSSETILDVLGPIPLPSDGSENSRSNNANATVPAVMQYLKTVYAEVSQQAILSAMTNDS; this is translated from the coding sequence ATGACTGGAAGCAATATTCAGGTTAGTCGTGAGTGGTGGGTGGAACGGTGGTTGGAGTTGTTGGATTCTTACCGTTTTAAGAAGCGCTTGGAAAGGGCGAGGGTTTATGCAAGGGAGGGTAATGTTCTCAGTATTGAATTTAAAGGGCCAAAAGTATTAGCTAGGGTTCAAGGCACTGATCCTGAACCTTATCAAGTTTCTTTGTCTATGGATGCTTTTACCGATGAAGAGTGGAGTTATGTGATTGAGACGCTATCGGAAAAAGCGCTATTTTCGGCTAAAATGCTGGCAGGAGAAATGCCACAAAATATTGAACAGGTTTTTATTAAAAATGGGTTAAATTTGTTTCCCTACCGGCTTGATGATATTCGCAGCCGGTGTAGCTGTCCGGATAAGGCAAATCCCTGCAAACATATTGGGGCAATTTATTATCTTCTGGGTGATCGCTTCAGTGAAGATCCGTTCGTTTTGTTTCAACTCCGGGGACGCAGCAAAGAGCAAATTATTGATGCGCTACGCTTGTTGCGAGGGAAGGGAGAGGGAGAGAATGGAGGAGAGGGGGAAAAGACTCCTTTTCCTGCCTCTAGCTCTATGCCTCAAATCGAGCAGTTTTGGCAATATAATGAGCAACTGGAATCTTCTCTGGTTGTAATTGCGCCGGCACCCAGCAGTGAAACAATTTTAGATGTACTTGGTCCCATTCCTTTACCATCGGATGGTAGTGAAAATTCTCGCTCAAATAATGCGAATGCGACTGTGCCGGCTGTCATGCAGTATTTAAAAACGGTTTATGCTGAGGTTAGCCAGCAAGCCATTTTATCGGCAATGACAAATGATTCTTGA
- a CDS encoding DEAD/DEAH box helicase gives MAILHGSWLIQPQGGCLFIWGEVWRRMTLSESPEVAAVLPHPLAMAPAELTEFIKSLKITAIKGFGEKGKSSRWESLIFSVPTRISETGEVTPQHSAATPAESEEMPVYLYPWQVEGLCLDAVEAMQFLQALPLGSVSEEDSFLGADLRFWSHLARWSLDLRARCKFLPALQHNTDNSAAGTWQPLLDSAADQGRLERFLKQMPAACRTYQVNGEWGNGHGAWGMGNGGLERETTANSQSPMPNSQFPIAVNLPTTPQELLWGFLQSTIDAQVRQVAKNQSVPAFVTPLREWLQALGSQSAEVKAPAMATERLEATLKAWMVPVQHHLAGQQLFRTYFSLHPPAAGEKEWILAYGLQAADDPTFVVDAKTIWSHPVERFVYQGRIVEQPQETLLRGLGVACRLNAAIEPSLEEASPQFCRLTPLQAYEFLKSGAWRFEDSGLGVILPASLSNREGWASRLGLSIRAETPKIKKTERLGLQSLLSFKWELTIGGQNLSKAEFERLVKLNSPLVEINGEWVELRPQDVKAAQNFFTSRKDQMELSLEDALRLGTGDSQMIEKLPVVSFEAGGKLEELFANLTTNRAPEAIATPESFRGELRPYQSLGAGWLAFLEQWGLGACLADDMGLGKTVQTIAFLLHLQEQDALESPVLLVCPTSVLGNWEREVKKFGPTLKVMVHHGDKRAKGKAFASAVNGKNLVITSYPLVYRDAKDLQSVSWQGVVLDEAQNIKNSEAKQSQAVRQLETQFRIALTGTPVENRLQELWSILDFLNPGYLGQRNFFQRRFAIPIEKYGDTSSLQTLRSLVQPFILRRLKTDRTIIQDLPEKQEMTVFCGLSAEQASLYQKLVDESLAEIESAEGIQRHGMILALLVKLKQVCNHPVLFTGKPEKSKGKSSSEGGKTAKLATNAGLAGISTQQSGKLLRLQEMLEEVLAEGDRALIFTQFAEWGKLLKPHLEKQFGREVLFLYGSTGKQQREEMIDRFQHDPQGPRIMILSLKAGGTGLNLTRANHVFHYDRWWNPAVENQATDRVFRIGQTRNVQVHKFVCNGTLEEKIHDIIESKKALADQVVGEGEQWLTQMDTDQLRNLLLLDRTAVIDEEGD, from the coding sequence ATGGCAATTTTACATGGCAGTTGGTTAATTCAGCCTCAGGGAGGTTGTTTATTTATTTGGGGAGAAGTCTGGCGCAGAATGACGCTGTCTGAATCCCCAGAAGTTGCAGCGGTGTTACCTCATCCTTTGGCAATGGCACCGGCTGAACTAACAGAATTTATAAAATCGTTAAAAATAACCGCGATTAAGGGATTCGGGGAAAAGGGAAAAAGCAGCCGGTGGGAGTCTTTGATCTTTTCTGTTCCAACGCGGATCTCGGAAACAGGTGAGGTAACGCCTCAGCATTCCGCAGCAACGCCGGCAGAAAGTGAGGAAATGCCGGTTTATCTTTACCCTTGGCAAGTTGAAGGACTTTGTCTAGACGCTGTAGAGGCAATGCAATTTTTGCAAGCATTACCCCTGGGAAGTGTGAGTGAGGAAGACTCTTTTTTAGGGGCGGATTTGCGGTTTTGGTCACATTTGGCAAGATGGAGTTTAGATTTACGGGCAAGGTGTAAATTTTTACCGGCACTTCAACACAATACAGATAATTCCGCAGCCGGCACCTGGCAACCGCTACTAGACAGCGCCGCCGATCAAGGGCGTCTGGAACGCTTTTTAAAACAAATGCCGGCTGCTTGTCGGACATATCAGGTGAATGGGGAATGGGGCAATGGGCATGGGGCATGGGGCATGGGGAATGGGGGATTAGAAAGAGAAACGACAGCCAATTCCCAATCCCCAATGCCCAATTCCCAATTCCCAATAGCAGTGAATTTACCAACCACTCCTCAAGAATTGCTGTGGGGATTTTTGCAAAGTACCATTGATGCCCAAGTGCGACAGGTGGCGAAAAATCAAAGTGTGCCGGCATTCGTAACGCCGCTTCGGGAGTGGTTGCAAGCGTTGGGTTCGCAGTCTGCTGAGGTGAAAGCGCCGGCAATGGCGACGGAACGTTTGGAGGCTACACTCAAGGCTTGGATGGTGCCGGTGCAGCATCATTTGGCGGGACAGCAGTTATTTCGCACGTACTTTTCACTTCACCCACCGGCTGCCGGTGAGAAAGAGTGGATACTGGCGTATGGTTTGCAAGCTGCTGACGATCCGACTTTTGTTGTCGATGCTAAGACGATTTGGAGTCATCCGGTTGAACGCTTTGTTTATCAGGGGCGAATTGTTGAACAGCCGCAAGAAACGCTGCTGAGGGGATTGGGTGTGGCTTGCCGGCTTAATGCTGCGATTGAACCGAGTTTGGAGGAGGCGTCTCCCCAGTTTTGCCGGCTGACACCGCTACAGGCGTATGAGTTTCTTAAGAGTGGTGCTTGGCGGTTTGAAGATAGCGGTTTGGGGGTTATTTTACCGGCAAGTTTATCAAACCGGGAAGGATGGGCGAGCCGGCTTGGGTTAAGCATTCGAGCGGAAACGCCGAAAATTAAGAAAACTGAGCGGTTGGGATTGCAGAGTCTGCTGAGTTTCAAGTGGGAATTAACCATTGGCGGGCAAAATCTCTCTAAGGCAGAGTTTGAGCGCTTGGTGAAGTTGAATTCTCCCTTGGTGGAAATTAATGGCGAGTGGGTGGAGTTGCGCCCGCAGGATGTGAAGGCGGCGCAAAATTTCTTTACCAGTCGCAAAGATCAGATGGAACTGTCTTTGGAGGATGCGCTGCGGCTGGGGACGGGTGATTCGCAGATGATTGAGAAGCTGCCGGTGGTGAGTTTTGAAGCCGGTGGCAAGCTTGAGGAGTTATTTGCGAACCTGACAACCAATCGCGCACCAGAGGCGATCGCTACGCCAGAAAGTTTCCGAGGTGAATTGCGCCCTTATCAATCTTTAGGTGCCGGCTGGCTGGCATTTTTGGAACAGTGGGGCTTGGGTGCTTGTCTGGCGGATGATATGGGGTTAGGAAAAACCGTTCAGACGATTGCGTTTCTGCTTCACTTGCAAGAGCAAGATGCACTGGAATCGCCGGTGCTTTTGGTTTGTCCAACCTCAGTTTTAGGTAATTGGGAGCGCGAAGTCAAGAAATTTGGCCCGACATTGAAAGTGATGGTGCATCACGGAGATAAACGCGCTAAAGGAAAGGCGTTTGCCAGTGCAGTTAATGGCAAAAATTTGGTGATTACGAGCTATCCGTTGGTGTATCGTGATGCCAAAGATTTGCAAAGTGTTTCTTGGCAAGGGGTGGTTTTAGATGAGGCGCAGAATATTAAGAATTCTGAGGCGAAACAGTCGCAAGCGGTGCGGCAATTAGAGACTCAATTTCGGATAGCCTTAACCGGCACTCCGGTGGAAAACCGGCTGCAAGAATTGTGGTCAATTTTAGATTTTCTGAATCCCGGATATTTGGGGCAGCGGAATTTCTTTCAGCGCCGGTTTGCGATTCCGATTGAGAAGTATGGGGATACCTCGTCGTTGCAAACGTTGCGTTCGCTTGTGCAACCGTTTATTCTGCGCCGGTTAAAAACGGATCGTACGATTATTCAAGATTTGCCTGAGAAGCAAGAAATGACGGTATTTTGCGGTCTTTCTGCGGAACAAGCTTCTCTCTATCAAAAGCTAGTTGATGAGTCTTTGGCGGAGATAGAATCAGCGGAAGGAATTCAGCGACACGGCATGATTTTAGCGCTGTTGGTGAAGCTTAAGCAAGTTTGCAATCACCCGGTTTTGTTTACAGGAAAACCTGAGAAGTCAAAGGGTAAAAGTTCAAGCGAGGGTGGGAAAACTGCTAAGTTGGCAACTAATGCCGGTTTGGCGGGAATTAGCACGCAGCAATCTGGAAAGCTTCTGCGCTTACAAGAAATGCTGGAGGAAGTTTTAGCGGAAGGTGATCGGGCTTTAATCTTTACGCAGTTTGCTGAGTGGGGCAAGTTGCTTAAACCGCATTTGGAAAAACAGTTTGGGCGGGAAGTTTTGTTTTTGTACGGCAGCACCGGCAAGCAGCAGCGTGAGGAGATGATTGACCGATTTCAGCATGATCCGCAAGGGCCGAGAATTATGATTTTATCGTTGAAGGCTGGAGGAACTGGGCTGAATTTAACGCGGGCAAATCATGTTTTTCACTATGATCGCTGGTGGAACCCTGCGGTGGAAAATCAGGCGACTGATCGGGTATTTCGGATTGGTCAAACGCGGAATGTTCAGGTGCATAAGTTTGTCTGCAACGGCACTTTGGAGGAAAAGATTCATGACATTATAGAAAGCAAAAAGGCGCTAGCTGATCAAGTTGTGGGGGAAGGTGAGCAGTGGTTGACTCAAATGGATACGGATCAGTTGCGTAATTTGTTGTTGCTTGATCGCACTGCGGTTATTGATGAGGAGGGGGATTGA